Proteins encoded together in one Schistocerca americana isolate TAMUIC-IGC-003095 chromosome 8, iqSchAmer2.1, whole genome shotgun sequence window:
- the LOC124545543 gene encoding putative uncharacterized protein DDB_G0294196, whose protein sequence is MIQEKLEQLRRDRDARAKELARRREQDGPTTSANSSSDDCRTKSHNPTEQHNAMDYQDESSDSDAPFQEVRRRRKGTKRRKAEENTPMQTEQRAVPTTNYYAPLQQQDPAMEDQHQPPPNDTNTQDATAPPPPKPRIPPKAIHAYQLRPPPSKEPQQPQQPSFAATPKDFPSLRTPWTAASSLFQTPTQQQPTRPKNTARQRLHDLRQQQQQQRSTDNALGLSDIIAALSNMGSIINLLKTKNVFAILADTARKFNDAPDLLSKLLTLLEGIMAFFTD, encoded by the exons ATGATTCAAGAGAAACTGGAACAACTCCGCCGCGACCGCGACGCACGAGCAAAGGAACTCGCAAGACGGCGGGAGCAGGACGGCCCAACCACCAGTGCCAACTCATCTTCTGACGACTGCCGAACGAAGAGTCACAATCCGACGGAACAACACAATGCCATGGACTATCAGGACGAATCCAGCGACTCTGATGCACCATTCCAGGAGGTCagacgccgccggaaaggcacCAAACGCAGGAAAGCCGAAGAAAATACCCCCATGCAGACGGAACAACGAGCTgtacccaccaccaactactacgCACCACTACAGCAACAGGACCCAGCAATGGAAGACCAACACCAGCCTCCGCCTAACGACACAAATACTCAGGACGCCACAGCTCCGCCGCCGCCGAAACCGAGAATACCACCT AAGGCGATACACGCCTACCAACTGCGACCTCCACCATCCAAGGAGCCCCAACAACCACAACAGCCGTCGTTTGCGGCGACTCCGAAGGACTTCCCATCTCTCCGAACACCCTGGACGGCTGCATCGTCGTTATTTCAAACACCAACCCAGCAACAACCAACTCGACCGAAAAACACGGCGCGCCAACGACTGCACGATCTtcgccagcaacaacagcagcaacgatcCACGGACAACGCCCTCGGACTGTCCGATATCATCGCCGCGCTATCTAACATGGGCTCCATCATCAACTTACTAAAAACGAAGAACGTCTTTGCCATCTTAGCAGATACAGCTCGCAAATTCAACGACGCACCGGATCTGTTATCCAAACTACTCACTCTACTGGAAGGAATCATGGCCTTTTTCACCGACTAA